The sequence below is a genomic window from Paenibacillus sp..
GCGGCGCCGGAAATCGGCGAAGAGCATCGGATGGTTCACTTCGTCGTGCACGACGTCGTCTGTCGGGCGGCGCGCAGCCCGCGCCTGACCCAAATGCTCGACAGCTTGTCCGACTACATTCGCGCCTTCGCGAATGTCGGGTACGAGCTGCCCGGGCGGCTGCGCAAGGCGATCGAGGAGCATCGCGACCTCGCGAAGGCGGTGCGCGACGGCGAGCCGGATCTCGCGGAGAGCCTTACGAAAATTCATTTGGAAAACGCCAAGAAAGCGTATTTGGAAGCCTTGAGCAAGCAATAACCGAACGCGGGGACCGGAGGTCGTCCGGGTTCGGGCCGGAGACGGAGGTGGTTCGATGCCGCAGATCACGCTGCACCAGAACGGACAAGTGATTCAGCAAGAGGTGAACGCGAACAGCAACCTGGTGGTGCTGGCCGGAATCAAAAAGTTTCCCCACCTCAAGTACGGCTGCGGAATGGGCAAGTGCACCAAATGTACGATCAAAGTGCTGTCCGGCGCTCAAGGCCTGCCGGAGCCGAATTGGAAAGAGCAGAAGATGCTGGGCGAGCGGCTGAACGACGGATTTCGGCTCGCGTGCCAGCTCTACATATCGGAGGATTTGGTGATCACGCAGGATTTTTAATTTCGATACCTGGAGGGGACCGAAATGAGCGAATTCGTTTTATTGTCCACGACCGAACGATACCGGACCGTTACCGACAACCCGTGCCTCGAAAAGGTGGCCGACTACGAATACTACTTTTTCGGGAAGAAGAAAACGACGTTCACGATTTGCCGCATCAAGGATACCGATGGCGCGCGCATTTTGATTCAGGGCGTGAACGAGGTGTTCCCGGACAACAGCATTCCGCTCAAGGTGTTTCCGAAGTTCGAGACAACCGAAGAGATCGAGAAGGAAATTTTCGAACTGGATATCGACGAAGAAAGCAAAGTTGTGAAGGTCGGCTGACGTCGACCGGCACGCCTTGGCTAGGCGCAAGCTGCGGGGAACCGCGGTTTGCGCTTTTTTGTTGGCCGGGACGGGGGCGGTCTGCGGCGACAGCACAACATCGGTGCGGTCGGCGGGGAAGAGCGCAAAAAGCGTGCGGTCGAGGCGGGCAGCGGCGGAAGGACGGGGGATGGCGGTCGGCTGGGACGGGGGCGGTCTGCGGCGACAGCACAACATTTGTACGGTCGGCGGGAAAGAGCGCAAAAAGCGTGCGGTCGAGGCGGGCAGCGGCGCAAGGCGGATGAATGCAAAATGCAAAACACGCACTCGTAAATGCAAAAATCGCGAACCCCGGACGTGGCCGCCGAGATTCGCGATTCGTTCATTGCGCCGCGTTGATGCGCCGCTGCGCGATATTGTTCAAGCGCTCCAAATCTTTCTCGCCCCAAGCGACCGTGACGTCGCCGGTGATGAACGTTTGGCAGGCGAGCCGGAAGCCTTGGTCGATCCGTTCTTGGCCGAGACGGTCGATTTCCTTTTTCATCACCTTGCTCACGTATTCGCGGCCCTCCACGATGCGCACCTTGCACGTTCCGCAGAGCCCGCCTCCGCACTTATAGGGAACGGCCCCCTCGTATCGAATGGACGTTCGGAGCAGGTTGGCGTCCTTGTCGACTTCGATCGCTTTCCCAGAGGTTTCAAATCGCAGCGTTGGCATTCGGCATCCCTCCCTATCGGTTAGCTAGATTATAGCACAGGGACATTGTATATGGTATACCAAATACAATATTTTTGCTATGATGATAGAGAACAGTCTACCGAAACAACTACGGAAAGGCGGGGCCAAACATGCTGCAGGTCGGGATCATCGGCTACGGAACGATCGGCGAGGACGTGGCGGAGGCGATTCGCCAAGGGAAAGCGGGCGCGGCGGTCGTTACGTCCGTTTTAGTAAGAGATCAACGGAAAGCCATTCAGGCGAGCGGAGGAGAAGCGCCGTTCGCGTTCGTCGAGGCGCCGGAGACTTTCTTCGCGAAGAAGCATGACGTGATCGTGGAATGCGCCGGACACGGGGCGGTCCGCGCTTACGGGGAAATGGCGCTGCGGAGCGGAGCCGACTTGATGCTCGTCAGCGTAGGAGCGCTCGCGGACGAAGAGCTGCGAAGCCGAATCACCGTGGCGGCGGTTGAAACCGGCCGGAAAATCGTCGTTCCTTCCGCGGCGATCGGGGGCTTGGACCGCATCGCGGCGGGAAGCGTCGGCGCGATCGACGAGGTGACGCTGACGACGCGCAAGCCGCCGAAGGCGTGGTACGGCACCGCCGTGGAGAAGCAGGTGGACCTTGCGGCGCTCTCCGAACCGTTCCTGGCGTTCGCGGGGCCCGCGCGGGAAGCCGCCGTCAAGTTTCCGGAAAGCGTCAACGTCTCGGCGGCGCTCTCTCTGGCGGGCGTAGGCTTCGACGCGACGAAGGTGAAGGTGTACGCCGATCCAACGGTGACCCGCAATACGCACGAAATTACCGCTTCGGGATTGTTCGGGCGCGTCCGGGTGGAAATCAGCAATACGCCGTCAGAGCGCAATCCGAAAACCGGTTATATCGTAGCCATGAGCGTCGTCAAAAACTTGAAGGATCGAACGAGCCCGTTCGTCGTCGGCACGTAAGGCCGCCGCCCGCCGCCCGCCGCCCGCCGCTATTCGAAGCGGATAAATACTTCTTCGAACCGGTCGTTGATTTTGCGCTTCGTCAGCTTGACCTGCAACACGCCGTCCTTGAACAAGGCGCGGCATGTGGACGGCGAAACGAAGGCCGGCAAATCGACCGTCTGCGCGGCGTCCCCCGGCAAGCCTTCGATGCGAAGCTTCTGCACGCCCGCGAACACGCGAAGGCGGCGGGCTTTAATCCGCTCGGGCACGCGGAAGCGGACGATCAAATGATGATGGGTTTGGAAAAGTTCATACGTCAACGGCCGTCCCGAACGCCGGGGCGGCCGTTTGGCGCCGCGGGCGCCGGCGGCGGTCAGCGCATCCTTCACGACGCCGTCCACGTAATCGGTGATCCAGCGAAAGTCTTCGTTCGCCGCGTCGAATTCGAACGGCGATCCTTCGTTCATCCATTGCCGGAAGGCATCCCAGTACCCTCGATTCCACTGCTCGTCGGCCACGGCCGCCCCTCCTTCGCGAATTCGTTATTCCCAACGTCGTATCAGTATATGGAAAGCTGGGCTCCGCGGTGACCTTCCGGATAAAGGAGGCACACCCGGGCGTTAACCCACATATGATGTGGCATACTTCGGCAGGGAGGGGGCGACCCATGCCATCGATTGTAGGCAACGTAAAAATCAACACCGTCGGGCCTAGTTCGATCGTCAACTTCGGCGACGCGTATCAAATGTCGCCGAAGAGCACGTCGAAAACGTTCGCCGGCGCCGGCTCGTTCGTAACGGGCGACCTTGCGAACACGAGGCAAGCGGTCAGCAGCACGAACACGTTCGATCCGGATGTGGCGGATTCGAACAACGCCACCAGCCAAGGCGGAGTCGTGGCATGAACTGGACGATTCACCAAAGCATCGTCATCCACCAGCTGCGCGTCGACAGCGTCACCAATTCGTCGGTCGTCCAGATCGGCACGTCCGGGCAAATCAGCTCGTTATCGAATTTGTACAACACCGGAGGCTTCACGGGACCGGCGCCCGAGCCCGTCGGCGGATCGCCTGAGCTCGTCGTTCCGCTGCCGGCGCCGACTCCGTAAGCGAACTCGATTAACCTCTTTCACTGGCGCATACATATGTACAGTGAAGGAGGAGTGCGCGTGGACCCTTGGAGCGTAACGGAACAGATTCATCGGCTGTATGCCGAAACGGCACGGCTCGCGGAGAGGCTGCAGCAGGCGGAGGAGAAGCTGGAGCGAATGTCGCGGGAATTGAACGAGCTGAAGCAGCGTCCGACCGGCGTGGAGAAAATCGAATATCGATTCGACCAGTTGAAAATCGATACGTTGCAGGGGACGCTTCATATCGGCATCCGGCCCGAGGACGCTTCGGGGGAGCCGATTTGGACGCTGGGCGGAAGCCCGGCGCCGGCGGCGGGACCGCCAGCCGCGGGATCTCCGGCCATGCCGTCGATGCCGTCTCCTTTTTTAAACATTCAAAGAAGCGTACGTCAGTACATTAACGAAACGGTGCCGCCGACGCTCGCCCGCTTGTGCGAAGAGGTCGATTACGACCTGGAGCCCGAGGAGCTCGACCGCGTGGTCGGCGATTTGCAATCCCAAGTGGATGCGCGCATCGCGCACTATATGAAGATTTCTACACATGACCCGGGCAGCGAGCCGGAACGGTTCGAACGGTCCGTGGCGGAACGCACGATCCGCGACGTCGAAGAAGGCATCCGCCGATTCGTCGCCGGACGCAAGCCGCCGTCCGGGCAAGGAGGATGAGTCCGCATGATTCGAATGACCGTCGTCAACCGGGAGCTGTCCGTCGGCTCCATCCGCGTCGTGGGGGTAGCGAGCGCTTCCGTGCTGCTCGTCGGCGACGCCCGCACGATCCGCAATTCGTCGATATTCGATACACCGCCGGAATCCGTCATCGTCGGCCCGCTGCAGCCGCTGCCGCCGGAATCGCCGCAGGAGGCGGAGGAGCGGTGAATCGAACGCGGCGCTGGTCCGTCGTCGGCGACCTTTACGTGAACACCCTCTCGAACTCGGGTATTTTGTTGATCGGCGACGGCGAGCGGGCGGACAACCGATCGCGGGCGATCGCGGTGAAGCGGGAATACCCCGTGTTTCGAGGGGACGAAGGCAGCTTCGAGCGGTACGCGCTGTTTCGCGCCGCCATCCCTTCGCCGAAGGCGATGGAGGAGCCCGAGGTGCGGATCGTCAACGAAGGCGGGGCGATTCGCGTCGGCCGCGTCGCGGTCATCGCCGCATCGAACACCGCCGTCGTCCAGATCGGTTCGACCGGCTCCGTCTCGAACGAAGCGCGGACGAAACAGTTTCGCCAGCTGCTGCCCGAGACGGCCGCGGCGCAAGGCGGCGTCCCCGGCCGTACGAATAGAACGCCGTCGATCTAGGGAACGATATCCAAAAACGCAAAGTTGGCGGAAGCATGAAAAAAAGGAAAACCGTGCTGCATTCGTTCCTGAAGCAGCTGCGCCGAGGCTTATCCGATCCGGCTTCCGGCACGGACCGTTTCAGCATGGGCGGCCGAAGCGCCCCGCCGGGACCGAAGCCGCAGGAGGCTGACCGCAGCGAACAGGCGGGGGCGGCGCCGGGGGCGTCGCGGCTGACCGGGGATCCGCAGCGGGACGTTCGAGCCATGGAGGCGATGTTTCACGCGCCGCGCAACGGCGATTTCAAAACGAGCGCCCTGCGGCTGAACGCCGGCACCGGACAAAGCTTCGGCATCGTCATTACGTATCTGCAGGGCGCGGCCGACGAAACGAAGATCGACGAGACGGTCGTTCGGCCGCTGAAGGCCGCGGCGGCGGCGAGGGAGAAGTTGACGCCGTCCAATCTGCATCTGTACGCGGCGCAGACGTCGCCGCTGTCGCATGCCGAGACGTACGAACAGGTCGCCGGCGCGATATTGAATGGGAGCGCCGCGATCTTCGCGCCGGGGGAGCGGCGGGCGCTGCTCGTGCCGGCGGCGCGGGTCGAGCACCGTTCCGTCGGCGACGCCAAGACGGAGCTCGTCATCCGCGGCCCGCACGAAGGGTTCATCGAATCGATCGAGACGAACGTCGCGCTGCTGCGCAAGACGATCCGCTCCGAGCATTTGGTCGC
It includes:
- a CDS encoding 2Fe-2S iron-sulfur cluster-binding protein — its product is MPQITLHQNGQVIQQEVNANSNLVVLAGIKKFPHLKYGCGMGKCTKCTIKVLSGAQGLPEPNWKEQKMLGERLNDGFRLACQLYISEDLVITQDF
- a CDS encoding 2Fe-2S iron-sulfur cluster binding domain-containing protein; protein product: MPTLRFETSGKAIEVDKDANLLRTSIRYEGAVPYKCGGGLCGTCKVRIVEGREYVSKVMKKEIDRLGQERIDQGFRLACQTFITGDVTVAWGEKDLERLNNIAQRRINAAQ
- the nadX gene encoding aspartate dehydrogenase → MLQVGIIGYGTIGEDVAEAIRQGKAGAAVVTSVLVRDQRKAIQASGGEAPFAFVEAPETFFAKKHDVIVECAGHGAVRAYGEMALRSGADLMLVSVGALADEELRSRITVAAVETGRKIVVPSAAIGGLDRIAAGSVGAIDEVTLTTRKPPKAWYGTAVEKQVDLAALSEPFLAFAGPAREAAVKFPESVNVSAALSLAGVGFDATKVKVYADPTVTRNTHEITASGLFGRVRVEISNTPSERNPKTGYIVAMSVVKNLKDRTSPFVVGT
- a CDS encoding Hsp20/alpha crystallin family protein, giving the protein MADEQWNRGYWDAFRQWMNEGSPFEFDAANEDFRWITDYVDGVVKDALTAAGARGAKRPPRRSGRPLTYELFQTHHHLIVRFRVPERIKARRLRVFAGVQKLRIEGLPGDAAQTVDLPAFVSPSTCRALFKDGVLQVKLTKRKINDRFEEVFIRFE
- a CDS encoding spore germination protein: MPSIVGNVKINTVGPSSIVNFGDAYQMSPKSTSKTFAGAGSFVTGDLANTRQAVSSTNTFDPDVADSNNATSQGGVVA
- a CDS encoding spore germination protein GerPB; this translates as MNWTIHQSIVIHQLRVDSVTNSSVVQIGTSGQISSLSNLYNTGGFTGPAPEPVGGSPELVVPLPAPTP
- the gerPC gene encoding spore germination protein GerPC; this encodes MDPWSVTEQIHRLYAETARLAERLQQAEEKLERMSRELNELKQRPTGVEKIEYRFDQLKIDTLQGTLHIGIRPEDASGEPIWTLGGSPAPAAGPPAAGSPAMPSMPSPFLNIQRSVRQYINETVPPTLARLCEEVDYDLEPEELDRVVGDLQSQVDARIAHYMKISTHDPGSEPERFERSVAERTIRDVEEGIRRFVAGRKPPSGQGG
- a CDS encoding spore gernimation protein GerPD is translated as MIRMTVVNRELSVGSIRVVGVASASVLLVGDARTIRNSSIFDTPPESVIVGPLQPLPPESPQEAEER
- a CDS encoding spore germination protein GerPE; translated protein: MNRTRRWSVVGDLYVNTLSNSGILLIGDGERADNRSRAIAVKREYPVFRGDEGSFERYALFRAAIPSPKAMEEPEVRIVNEGGAIRVGRVAVIAASNTAVVQIGSTGSVSNEARTKQFRQLLPETAAAQGGVPGRTNRTPSI